One stretch of Streptomyces agglomeratus DNA includes these proteins:
- a CDS encoding MerR family transcriptional regulator: MFTIGDFARHGRVSVRMLRHYDATGLLRPAHVDPATGYRYYSAAQLARLNRVIALKDLGLTLQQVQQILDEKVTTEELRAMLRLRRAELEVAMTAAAARLIQVEARLRSIESEGHMPTNDVVFKSVPAVRVAELTATAASFEPEDIGPVIGPLYDELFRRLDTAGVAPAGPGVAYYEEAPEGGGRITIHAAVQVAAPLQDGAFRVLDLPPVDQAATIVHRGSMDTVLPTAQALAFWIDENGYRSAGYPREINLECPDNRDDWVTELQAPVTKP, from the coding sequence ATGTTCACCATCGGAGACTTCGCCCGGCACGGCCGCGTATCGGTCCGCATGCTGCGTCACTACGACGCCACTGGACTGCTACGCCCGGCCCACGTCGACCCCGCCACTGGCTACCGGTACTACTCGGCTGCCCAGCTGGCCCGCCTCAACCGCGTCATCGCGCTGAAAGACCTCGGCCTGACCCTCCAGCAGGTCCAGCAGATCCTGGACGAGAAGGTCACCACCGAAGAACTGCGCGCCATGCTGCGGCTGCGGCGGGCCGAGCTGGAGGTCGCGATGACCGCCGCGGCGGCGCGGCTGATCCAGGTCGAGGCGAGGCTCCGGTCGATCGAGAGCGAGGGGCACATGCCCACGAACGACGTCGTCTTCAAGAGCGTCCCGGCTGTCCGAGTGGCGGAACTGACCGCGACCGCCGCGAGCTTCGAGCCCGAGGACATCGGCCCGGTCATCGGGCCGCTCTACGACGAGCTGTTCCGGCGTCTGGACACGGCCGGGGTAGCGCCCGCGGGGCCCGGTGTCGCCTATTACGAGGAAGCCCCGGAGGGTGGTGGCAGGATCACCATCCACGCCGCTGTCCAGGTCGCGGCCCCGCTCCAGGACGGCGCCTTCCGGGTGCTGGACCTGCCGCCCGTCGACCAGGCGGCGACAATCGTGCACCGTGGCTCAATGGACACCGTGCTGCCCACGGCCCAGGCCCTGGCCTTCTGGATCGACGAAAACGGGTACCGGTCAGCCGGATACCCCCGGGAGATCAACCTGGAGTGCCCGGACAACCGCGACGACTGGGTGACCGAACTCCAGGCGCCGGTGACCAAGCCCTGA